From Nicotiana tabacum cultivar K326 chromosome 22, ASM71507v2, whole genome shotgun sequence, one genomic window encodes:
- the LOC142176379 gene encoding uncharacterized protein LOC142176379, with product MSTVQNTPFTVVDEAPLQLQMWWYDLGEDGQKWVTKHLGALTDIMKIKPRDDLIEALVTFWDPIHNVFRFSDFELTPTLEEIAGYSGFGRDLRNQELIFPRALSVHRFFDLLNISKQIRKTNVVEGCCSFYFLYSRFGQPNGFEMHEKGLNNKQNKDTWQIHRRFAFIVAFLGIMVFPNEERTIDTRIARVVQVLTTKEHHTLAPIILSDIYRALTLCKSGAKFFEGCNILLQMWLIEHLRHHPKFMSYGPSKDNFIESYEERVKDYNSPKGVKAWISHLRSLNASQIEWTLGWLPLREVIHMSALKSYLLLLGLRSVQPYAPHRVLRQLGRYQVVPKDEDLSVQVIELHPEAPLPEALIQQIWNGCRYLKYDTQVPDPARGEVDPGYAIWFGKRSHVDDVPEPKRPTKRPHVQAFDDKIQERLAWGEREKGYKTTIHALEERLRNLNFEKDLQEQEAEGKRRV from the coding sequence atgagcactgTCCAGAACACACCGTTCACAGTTGTAGACGAGGCTCCACTtcagcttcagatgtggtggtatgatttaggagaagatggtcagaaatgggtcaccAAGCACCTGGGAGccctcacagatattatgaaaattAAACCACGGGACGATTTGATTGAggcactagtgactttttgggaccctatTCACAATGTTTTTCGCTTCTCCGATTTTGAGCTAACTCCCACTTTggaagagatagctggatattccgGGTTTGGCAGGGATTTGAGAAACCAGGAGCTCATATTCCCAAGGGCTCTTTCTGTACACCGATTCTTcgatcttctgaacatcagtaagcAAATTAGAAAGACCAACGTAGtcgaagggtgttgttctttctacttcttgTACTCTAGGTTCGGGCAGCCAAATGGgtttgaaatgcatgaaaagggccttaacAACAAGCAGAACAAAGACACATGGCAGATTCatcgtcgcttcgccttcatagTGGCATTTCTGGGAATTATGGTCTTCCCAAACGAGGAGCGGACAATTGATACCCGCATAGCCAGGGttgtacaggtcctcactaccaaagaacatcacactcttgctccgatcattctatcagacatttatcgggcgttgacctTGTGCAAGtccggggcaaaattcttcgaagggtgcaatattttgttacaaatgtggttgattgagcatctccgacatcaccccaagttcatgagcTATGGTCCGAGCAAGGACAATTTCATTGAGAGTTACgaagaaagagtaaaagattACAACTCTCCAAAAGGGGTGAAAGCCTGGATATCCCACCTAAGATCTTTAAatgcaagtcaaattgagtggactttgggatggctcccgctaagagaggtgatacacatgtcagccCTAAAAAGTTATTTGCTGTTGTTGGGTTTGAGAAGTGTCCAGCCGTATGCACCACAcagagttctaagacagctaggaAGGTACCAAGTAGTACCTaaggatgaagatttgagtgtgcaagttattgagctacaccccgaagcccCACTCCCCGAAGCTTTAATCCAGcaaatttggaatggttgtcgctACTTGAAATATGATACTCAGGTGCCAGATCCTGCGAGAGGTGAGGTAGATCCGGGTTATGCTATATGGTTTGGGAAGAGGTCTCACGTGGATGATGTGCCAGAGCCCAAAAGGCCCACAAAAAGgccgcatgttcaagcctttgatgataaaatccaagaacggttggcttggGGTGAACGGGAAAAGGGATACAAaacaactattcatgccttagaagaaaggCTGAGAAACCTCAATTTTGAGAAAGacttgcaagaacaagaagccgaagggaaaagaagagtctga
- the LOC107827146 gene encoding uncharacterized protein LOC107827146: MQLKLIEPIMPHYVNPNSKGFDSNARCEYHSNTQGHSTENCWTLKKAIENLIEAKAIVVTNNEDTPNITNNPLPTHDNTHFIGMIRDDRYYKQSGKTEMVVRTIGPEPKVIVSPPQLTPLMVKGASSSLNLACSEKTILYVPGSTKKVEVQLGGPKLYIPGGIQKIIPNNGLRNITEPVVIRPVAQLLVTNTKAIPWNYNKTVMTYKGKEIVEETGEIGGLTRSGRCYSPEELRKAKQARESHLPVKEPVAEKEAEEFLKKMKLQDYSIIDQLRKTPAQISLLSLLLHSEEHRRVLIKTLNEAYVSEKTTVNHLEKMAERFFEVNRITFSDDDLPEEGAGHNRALHLMVKCEGHYVKGVMIDGGSSVDVCPLSTLQQLNIDNNRIRTSNVSIRAFDGSKRDTIGEIELTMTIGPVDFNIVFQVLDMETSYNFLLGRPWIHMARASIPYIEAKEGCESIIYQAFEVIEVDQVEEGKPILHPRLSATSMMVASLMLRNGYEPGKGLGSSLQGIVNPIAPFSKKNTFGLGFKPTSADIDRAKARKKNGWNLSKPIPHIAYPFVKPQFEEVQIPSTQDDIDGVCQGLKEMFYEINMVQVGEGPSRASVQLIGPDTLLSNWEATPLPIRKESG, encoded by the exons ATGCAGTTGAAGTTGATTGAACCTATTATGCCGCATTATGTGAATCcaaattcaaaaggttttgacTCAAATGCAAGATGTGAGTATCACTCTAACACCCAAGGGCATAGTACTGAAAACTGTTGGACATTAAAGAAAGCCATTGAAAATTTGATTGAAGCAAAGGCAATTGTGGTAACAAACAATGAGGATACTCCTAATATCACAAACAATCCGCTCCCAACTCATGATAATAcacattttattgggatgattcGTGATGATCGGTATTATAAGCAGTCTGGCAAGACAGAGATGGTTGTTAGAACCATAGGGCCAGAACCAAAAGTGATAGTGAGCCCGCCGCAATTAACACCGTTGATGGTGAAAGGTGCGAGTTCTAGTTTGAACTTGGCATGTTCTGAAAAAACGATTCTCTATGTTCCTGGAAGCACAAAAAAGGTTGAGGTTCAATTGGGTGGGCCAAAACTTTACATCCCCGGAGGCATTCAAAAGATCATTCCGAATaatggtttgaggaatataaCAGAGCCAGTCGTGATCCGACCTGTTGCCCAACTCCTAGTGACAAACACAAAAGCTATTCCCTGGAATTATAACAAGACTGtcatgacatacaaaggaaaagagatagttgAAGAAACAGGTGAAATAGGGGGCTTGACCCGCTCTGGAAGGTGTTATTCACCAGAGGAATTGAGAAAAGCTAAGCAAGCCAGGGAAAGTCATTTGCCAGTGAAAGAACCCGTTGCAGAAAAAGAAGCGGAGGAATTCCTTAAGAAGATGAAATTGCAAgactactcaatcattgaccaactaaggaaaactcctgctcagatatctttGTTATCTCTGCTTTTGCATTCAGAAGAGCATCGTCGTGTGTTGATCAAAACTTTGAACGAGGCATATGTCTCAGAAAAGACAACGGTGAATCACCTAGAAAAAATGGCTGAAAGATTCTTTGAAGTAAATAGAATTACTTTCAGCGATGATGATTTGCCTGAGGAAGGGGCTGGCCACAATAGAGCTTTGCATCTTATGGTCAAATGTGAAGGGCACTACGTAAAAGGAGTCATGATTGACGGAGGCTCAAGTGTAGATGTGTGTCCTCTTTCTACTCTACAACAGCTGAACATCGACAATAACAGAATTCGAACCAGTAATGTTAGCATCAGAGCTTTTGATGGTTCAAAAAGagacactattggggaaatcgaaCTCACCATGACAATCGGTCCGGTTGATTTTAACATTGTCTTTCAAGTGTTAGAtatggaaacttcctataattttcttttgggaaggccgtggatccatatGGCCAGAGCT TCCATTCCATATATcgaggccaaggaaggatgtgaATCTATCATATATCAAGCATTTGAGGTGATTGAGGTGGACCAAGTGGAAGAAGGAAAACCAATTCTGCATCCTCGTCTTTCAGCCACATCTATGATGGTAGCTTCGCTGATGTTGAGGAACGGCTATGAACCAGGAAAAGGATTGGGATCCTCTCTACAAGGAATTGTGAACCCCATTGCTCCATTTTCGAAGAAAAATACCTTTGGCTTGGGCTTTAAACCAACTTCAGCTGACATAGACAGAGCCAAGGCCCGCAAAAAGAATGGTTGGAATCTGTCCAAACCAATCCCTCACATTGCCTACCCTTTTGTCAAGCCACAATTTGAAGAAGTCCAAATTCCTTCTACTCAGGATGACATTGACGGAGTTTGCCAGGGTCTCAAGGAGATGTTCTATGAGATcaatatggttcaagttggggagGGCCCTAGCCGTGCAAGTGTTCAACTGATTGGTCCAGATACTTTACTCagcaactgggaagcaactcctcttccCATCAGGAAGGAGTCTGGGTAg
- the LOC107797627 gene encoding uncharacterized protein LOC107797627 produces the protein MGLNMAINLNVHELLVMGDSDLLIWLAQGDWETRDIKLIPYRQCVEDLSKRFKSIEFRYIPRFHNELADALATLASMLPYPGNTHIDPLEIQIRDQHGYCNTIEAEPDGEPWYRDIKQFLKTREYPEHANRDQKRTVRRLSNGFFLSGEILYKRTPDLNLLRCVDAKEAEIIMNEVHLGVCGPHMNGYVLAKKILRAGYYWLTMERDCFHFVRKCHQCQIHTVIPAEIEIPSLRIIVEAGIEDTEWVKSRLEQLNLIDEKRLAAVCFGFYAKYTLDVQEKTPALARESGTFDLNTSRNQP, from the exons atgggtcTGAACATGGCAATAAACCTAAATGTGCATGAATTGTTGgtgatgggagattcagatttgcttattTGGCTGGCTCAAGGTgattgggagactcgagacatcaagctcattccatatagacaatgtgtggaggatcttagcaaaaggttcaagtccatcgaattcaggtacattcccaggtttcacaatgaattagctgatgccttggccaccctggcctcaatgcttccatatccgggtaatactcacattgacccattagaaattcaaattcgggatcaacatggttattgcaatacaattgaagcagaaccagatggtgaaccatggtatcgtGATATTAAACAGTTtctgaaaacaagagaatatccggaacatgctaatagggatcaaaagagaactgtTAGGCGACTCTCtaatggtttctttttgagtggggaaatcctatacaaaagaactccggatttgaatttgttgagatgtgtGGATGCCAAAGAAGCTGAAATAATTATGAATGAGGTGCATTTGGGAGTttgtggcccgcacatgaatggatatgttctagcaaagaaaatccttcgggcaggatattattggcttactatggaacgAGATTGCTTTCATTTTGTTCGCAAGTGCCACCAGTGTCAGATTCACA cGGTCATACCTGCTGAAATTGAGATTCCCTCTctccgaatcattgttgaagcagGGATTGAGGACACTGAATGGGTGAAGtcccgattggaacagttgaatttgattgatgaaaagcgtttGGCGGCAGTTTGTTTTG GTTTTTATGCAAAGTACACATTGGATGTGCAAGAAAAGACTCCAGCTCTCGCCAGAGAAAGTGGAACGTTTGATCTCAATACCAGCCGCAACCAGCCTTGA